In the genome of Odocoileus virginianus isolate 20LAN1187 ecotype Illinois chromosome 17, Ovbor_1.2, whole genome shotgun sequence, the window ccatgggatcacaaaatcggacacagctgagtgactgaacaatccATCTGTCATcactctatccatccatctatctatcaaCTATGCCTCCATAGATCCTTTCTTCCGTCCACACTCTCATCCACACACCCATCCACTCCACACACATGCTGCACTCTGCTCAGGGCAGGAAGATAAATGAGCTTGGTGCATTTCCTTGAGATGCTTCCTTAAGACAGGCCAGTGAAGAGGCTGGAACCTGTTACGTTGCTCAGCTGTTATGGAGCATGGGAGAGGAAGTCAGACCGGCTTCCCCGGGGGGCCCTTGTCCCACAGAGGGAGGTTAAATAAGGGTGGCTAGAGAAAGGCAGGGGAAGGTGTTCTGGTTATCGGGAGAGGCAGCGCAAAGGTCCTATAGCCTTTATAGCCACGTCCGGGTGGGAGGCACCCGGCCATGGTGGTGGGGAGTGGAGCTGACCCCATTTCTAGCCCTTTGTGGCTGCGGGGCATCCTGCTGGACAGGGCTGACCTACGTTGGCCAGTGGTCCACCCCAGGAGGCTGAGAGCTCCAGGCtagaggtggggcagggagagtgGCCGGAGGCCCATCAgtgctgggcagggggtgggggccccCCTCTGAGAGGCCGGTGCACTTTGTCAGATCTGTTTCTCCCCGGTCTCTTCGCCTTCTGCCCCATCTCACCCCCTGCCTGGCTCTGCTTCTCCCAGCATGTCCCGCTCTTTCGGGGAGAGCTACCGGGTGGGCAGCGCCTCGGGGGTCCACGCCATCACCGTTTTCTGTTCCTGGGACTACAAAGTGACCCAGAGATGGGCCACCCGCCTCCAGCACGACAACATCCGAACCCAGTTGAAGGTGAGCTGGGGCTCGCCGCGGTCCGCCACCCCCGTGTCCAGGGGAATACCAGTGGGGGCCCTGAAGTGGGTCTTCGAGAAGGACTTCCTCTTCTCGAAGGCCCCGTGTCCTCCGGCCCTGGCAGGAAGAGGCCTCCACGATGCCAGCTGCACTCCCAGCCCCCACGGTCGCCCTGGGGTATCAGTGAGAACAGTGAGGTCTCAGTCCCTTGCCCATGGTCCTCCGGCCAGAAGGTGGCTGAGCTGGGCCTCCTGGAAGGCTCTCTGCCTGTCAGGGGTTCCCTGTTGCGGGATCCGAATCAGGGGCGCTCACAGTTTTGACCCAGCTGTTGGGCCCTCGGGGAGCGTCCCGTGGCTCCTAGTCGGCGAGGGAACAGCTGCAGGCAGCACGGCTCAGGAGGCAGGTGCAGGGCAGGCCACGTCCCTGGAGACGGGGCCTCAGACGGGGAGCCACAGGCTGTGGTTCTGGGGGCGGGCAGGAGGTGAGCCCTGCCCCCCGCCGCTCCGAGCCCCCCTGGGGTGTGGTGCGTGCGTCTGTGGGCCCCTGCGTGTCTGCGCCCTGGGTGATGGGCTCGCTGTCGCCTGCAGGAGCTGCTGGCTGAAGGGCAGTTGCGCCAGCGCCCCCAGAGCGCGTGCGGGCGGCTGCGGCGGGCGGCTGTGCTGGGGATCGTGTGGCTGCTTTGCCTGGGCACCACGCTGGGCTGCACCCTGGCCGTCTACACCTTCTCGGAGCGCATGATCGAGGTGTGGAGAGGCCGTGGGCGGCCCCCCGAGGAGGCCCAGGCCTCCCGCTTTACTAGACGGGACCCCTTTCCTCCCACACCCTCTGCCCCGGGGAGGCCACTTTCCTCCTGGGCCTTGTTTTCATTCTTGTTCTGTCTGACGCTATTATAATGTCCCTTTGTTTTCTTGTCTTCTGgcttctcttttcacttttttttccgaCACCTGTGTTCCATCCTCGCTTCTCTGCCTCCCGCCCCCCTTCCTGTGCGGTTTGAACAcggggctgggtgggggaggtGTGCCTGCCCGCTCCACCTGCTTCGACCCCCTGGGGCCCCTTCCTGCGGCCCCTTCCCCCCCAAGCCTCAGGCCCGGCAGTGGACCTGACCCTGTCCTTGGGGCCCCTCCGCCTGTTCCAGCAGAGCCCAGTGTCCGCTGAGCGGGAGgcggtcctgctgctgctgcctctggTGGTTTGCCTCCTCAACCTGGGGGCCCCGTACCTGTTCCGTATCCTGGCCACCCTGGAGCGGCACGACTCCCCGGTGCTGGAGGTGTACGTGGCCATCTGCAGGTGCGCGGCCAGGCGGGCCAGGTGCGGGCTTTCTGGGGTGGGACCCCTGTCTCCCCTGTCTCCCAGACACCCTGCCCTCAGCCCGCGCACCCATCCTTTTCTGCAGGAACCTCATCCTCAAGATGGTCACCCTGGGGATTCTTTGCTACCACTGGCTGGGCCGCAGGGTGGGCACCCTGAAGGACCAGGTGAGGGCGGGCGGGGCGGCGCTGATGGGGGCCTGGGGTTCTCCCGGCCCCTCACAGCAGCCAGTCCTCATCTGACCTTCCCTGGCTCTGTCTGCAAGCGTCCTGGGGGGCCCTGGGtggcaggggagggtgggggctgaGGCCGCCTCTGTTTCAGTGCTGGGAGAACTTCGTGGGCCAGGAGCTGTACCGGCTCATGGTGATGGACTTCATCTTCACGCTGCTGGACACGCTTCTAGGGGAGCTGGTGTGGAGGTGAGGCCTGCGGGCTGGGTCCCCGCACCTGGgtgtcccctgcagaagggctcCTAGCGTCCTCCACTGCGTgtgtggtggaggtgggggtcacCGGGGCAATCCTCAGGCCTCTGAAAATCAGGACCTGTCCCCAGCTTGAGACCATACATTTCCACCCATGACAGCTCTTCTGTAAAATGTTGTTAAACTGAGAAAAACCCTTAGTAAACAGGATGTAGCATATTTTTAGATCGGAAAGGAAAACAGGTTTCAAAATGATGCATGTGGTCTAATCTGTCAAGGGAAAAAAGGGTCGGGAGGAAGCACAGAAAGTGGAAGAACGTGTTCAGCTGTCCTGGCTGCGGGTGCTAGCATGGCAggtgtcatttcctccttttttgtgttttctttgaggacattggaatttaaaaatagtaagatttttacttaaagtttttgcaagatgtatttttatttttggccgcaccTCGTGGCATGCACAAcatccccgaccagggattgaacccctgccccctgcagtggcagcgtggggtcttaactactggaccaccagggaggcctcaataataataataatgataatattttaaaaaagaaaattttttttcttggccgtgccgggtcttcgttgctgtgtgcagtcTTCTTGCTGTGGCGGCTTCTTTTTctgtggaacacgggctctggGGCGTGGGACTTCAGTGATTGTggcacgtgggttcagtagtcgtggctcctgggccctagggcacaggctcagtagttgtggcttgcaggtttagttgcctcatggcatgtgggatcttccgggaccaggaatcgaacccgtgtctccttcattggcaggcggagtctttacccctgagccaccaagagGGATACCATCTCTGATaactcagctgggaaagaatcctcctgcaattcaggagacgccaGTTTAagtcctgagtcgggaagatccgctggagaagggataggctacccactccagtattcttgtgcttccctttgtggctcagctggtaaagaatctacctgcaatgcgggagacctaggtttgatctctgggttgggaagattcccctggagaagggaaaggctacccactccagtattctggcctggagaattccatgaactgtatagtccatggggttgcaaagagtcagacacgactgagtgactttcacttcactttcaccagggagggagtgaaagttgctcagtcgtgtccgactctttgcaaccccatggactgaagcctgccaggcttctctgtccatggaattttccaggcaagaatactgaagtgggttgctagtcccttctccaggggaacttcttgacccagggattgaacccaggtctcctgcattgcaggcaaattctttaccatctgcgccaccagggaataagagttttaaaaagcagtaacaCCTTTGATGCCAATGTGGATGTTTGCACTGGGGTGTATCGCACCCAGTGCTTAGAAAACGGACAGAGACTAGGTCAGCTGCAGCACAGACCCCTCCGTGTGGGACCCCGGTCCACCGTCTCCCCTTGACATCGCTGGCTGGGAGGGGTGGGCTGGCTCAGTTTGCTATGCGGGTCTGGGTGGGTCCCAGGGTCCCTTGGGCTGGTCTTGGGGATTGGTCCTCCTATGTGACCCCGGGGCTCTTCTACCCCAGGCTTTTCTCCGAGAAGCAGCTTAAGAGGAAGGGGAAGCCTGAGTTTGACATTGCAGGAAACGTTCTGGAGCTGATTTATGGGCAGACCCTCACCTGGTGAGCATCTCCCTCCTGTATCCCACTGCCCAGCCCCCAGGGAGGCTGACCCCTTCCCCCTCGGGGCCTGGCGAGGCCCAGTCCTGGGATTCTGGAGTGACCTGACCCCGTAGCCCCCAGTGGACCCAGGCTCTGCTCCACTTGCTGGGCTTTCCTTGAGGTCTGACCCCGAGCCAGGCCCGGGGGGGTAGCTCTGGGCCTCGGACACAGCTTGGGGGTCAGGTCCCCagcccctggactgcagcccccctCTCCACGCCCTCCCCAGGCTGGGGGTCCTCTTCTCCCCGCTCCTGCCCGCCATGCAGATCGTCAAACTGCTGCTCCTTTTCTACATCAAGAAGGTAAAGGTGCCCCCCGGGGGCAGGGGGCGGCGGGCCTGGGGAGCATGTGCAGCCAGGGTGGCCACTGGGCCGGCAGCCACGGAGCCCTGGGACATCAGAGCCCTCCCGCTTGAGTGGTAGGCAGCTGGCAGCCCAGGGCCACCCTTGGGTCAGTTGCACAGGCCCCAGCTGATTCCCGGCCCTGGACCTCTGCCTTTGGCAGGCTGGGCAGCATCCCGTTAGGGTCTGTGGTCATTGCCAGATGCCCGTGTGTACAGGTCGGGGCTTTGAGCCAGGGGTCTCAGAGGCGCTCAGAACCAGCGCCTCCTTTCCTCTGCTCCccatgtttcctcatctgttcacAGTGgatactggcttcccaggtgactcagtggtaaagaatccacctgctgagcgggagatgtgggttcgattcctgggttgggaagatcccctggagagggaaacgggaacacactccaatatccttacctgggagatcccatggacagaggagagaggcaggctggacagaggcaggctacagtccgtggggtcacaaagagtctgacatgctTTAGTGACTAGACAATAAAACAAcggaaaaaccccatggatggtgcCCTAGGGGCACTGCTGGAGATGATGTTTATAAATCACAGGGCAGGGTGTCCGGCCCGCGGGAGACCTCTAGTCAACGGAGGTGGCTGTTAGTATCATCCCTCCTGCTTACAAGTGAGCTGGCCAAGCATCCCCCCATGTCCCTTGGTCTCCCCTCTGCAGACGGGAAGGTGGCCCCGCTGGCCCTCCCTAGCCTGCGGGCTTAGATTCCACGCATCTGCCTCTCTGTCGGGCTGTCCTGAGGCCTTGGCTCAGGGCCCCCTGGAAGCGCAGCACCCTCTCAGCCCACGGCCGGCCTCAGCCCTGTTCGCTCTGGGAGGCCCCACCAGGCCTGGGAGTGCGGGTGGTGGCCGGCGGGGTGGTGGGGGCCAAACGCAGCCTCTGTTCGCAGGCCAGCCTGATGGCCAACTGCCAGGCGCCCCGCAGGCCCTGGAAGGCGTCCCACATGAGCACCGTCTTCGTCTCCCTGCTCTGCTTTCCCTCGTTCCTGGGCGCCGCGGTGTTCCTCTGCTACGCCATCTGGCAGTGAGTGGGCGCCCggcctctggggtggggggcgtggggCGGGCCCCCCGGTGGGGCTGCATTCGGGTGGTGCGGAGGGGCCCTTTGCCCGGGTTCAGGGGTCACGCCGCCCACTCTCTGCCCCCAGGGTGAAGCCCTCGAGCATCTGCGGCCCCTTCCGGACCCTGGACACCATGTATGAGGCGGGGAAGGTGTGGGTGCGCCACCTGGAGAAGGCGGGCCCCCGCGTctcctggctgccctgggtccACCGCTACCTGGTGGAAGACACCTTCCCCATCTACCTGGTGTCGGCCCTGCTGCTGTGAGTGAGGCACCTGCCCGGGCCGGGGTCCCTGGCTTCTCCCTCCCCCGGGCTCCTGCGAGGGGCCCAGCCTGACCGCCCGTCTCCCGCAGGGCTGTGATCTACCTCAACATCCAGGTGGTGAAGGGCCAGCGGAAGGTCATCTGCCTCCTCAAGGAGCAAATCAGCAACGTGAGTGCCCCCCGAGCCCCCCATCCAGGGCCCTTCCGGGCTTCCCACCTCCCCCGGATCTGGGCTATGGAAAGGGGTTCTTTGCTAACCGAGTTATATCAGTTGAGATGATTAGTTCGTATTCATCAGAGTTGTAGACGGGAGGCGGCCAGGCTGCCCATCTGCAAAGACGCTGCTGGGATGAGTGCTCCAGAGGTGCTTCTCCGACGACCCCCACCAACCCCAGTCCCCAAGAGGTCGCCCAGCCCTGCCCCGGGGGctgtccctctctcctctctgctcagtTACTGGACCTCCCATCACCTTTGGGGCAAGTCACTGTCCCAGCACTCAGGGTCACTCGGGCTGGCGTTTCCCTGGACAGCAGAGGCCTTTCGCCTGGTCCTTACCCTGCCCAGGTCTGGGCTGGCTGCTCAGGAGCACGTGGCAGCGATAGCAGGTCTCGCTGAATACTCAGTGGCCTCTGACCTCGTCCCCAGGGCCCCGAGCTTGCCCCCAGGACCCTGACATCACTCTCCCCACTgcgattttttttcctgtcctccCTTTCCTTTCCAATTTCTCTCTTGTGTACTCAATGCTTGAGCCTACCTTGGGGCCAGCTGCTGCCTGTCCCCCCCGGCAGTCACATCAGGGCTGGTGGCTCCCCGCCACCCTGCATTAGAAATGACCTGAGGGTCCGCTGCCGGGGGTCCGCCAAGGCAGGACGGGGCTGGGCTGCCACTCGTGTGACCCTGCTGCTGACTGGTTGTCGCAGGGGCTCAGAGTCAGGTCTTTCCAagtgggaggatcccctggggacTGCTCCCACTTCTGCTGGGTTGTAAGTAATGCAATGCTTCCACAAACAGCAGGCAGGGCTCAGGCTGGGCATTTTGGCTGAGGGAGTCGCCTGGCCCCAGCTGTTGGAAATGGGTTTTTCCCAACTGGCTTGTGCCCTGCTGTGTAGATCTTTGGGACCTGAGGTGCCTGACAGGGCCAGGGTCGGGGTGGGGCTGGCCTGATGCACCGGGGCGTTGAGAGGGGAACCCCTGGTTCATCTCGTTCTGCCTGCTGTTCCTCTAAGAGCTGAAGGACAGTTTCCCAGGCGGCCCTCGTGGTTGGCAGCATCTCCTGCCAAGGCCGAGCCCGGGCCCGGTTCTGAGTCTGGGGCTGCTGGTCTGAGCTCCGCCAGCACTCGAGCATCTTATCCTGGCCTGAGCAGGGTGGCTTACTCAGGCTCACAGCCCTCTGTtcccaccaactcaatggagagaAAACGGGGAGGGCCCACCTTGGAGGTGTGTCTGTCTCAGTGTCTTCCTGGGTGAGCCAGGGTCCCTGGCGCCCAGGACACATTCGAACACAAttgctgttttctctttgtgaaaGCTCCCTATAAGAAACCCAGTCTGACCCCGAAGTTTGATGGGCCATGAAGTCTGCTGGGTGTTTAACCGGGTCCTCGACTTAAACTTTTATGCACTTTTCACAGTCATTTGTTTAAAGAGCCCTGGGTTggtcaatttgttgttgttcagtcactaagtcacatccaactctttgcgactccatggactgcagcttgcaaagctttcctgtccttcaccatctcccagagtttgcttaaactcatgtctgttgagtcagtgatgccatccaaccatctcatcctctgtcgcccccttctccttctgccctcaatcttgcccatcatcagggtcttttccaatgagttggctcttcgcatcaggtggccaaagtattgactgATCCATGCCCCAAAGATGTCCTTGTCGTAATCCCAGAAGCTGTGAATAAGCCACATCACCTGGCATTGGAGTTGGGGGTGGGATCAGGATTGCAGATGGAATTacagttgctaatcagctgaTCTGGAGGTGGGGAAGGTTGTCCTGGATCATTTGGGTGGGCATGATGTCGTGATAAAGCCCttagaaaaggcagtgggagAGTTAGTGTCAGAGAAGAGGGTGTGAGGACTTGACTGGATGCTGCTGGCTCTGCCCATGGAAGGAGGCTGTGAGCCCAGGGATGTGGGCAGACTCAAGCTGAAGAAGGAGAGGACAGATTCTCCCCAGAGGctccagaaggaaccagccctcctctctccttgattttagcccagcgAGACCActgtagacttttaaaaaaattttgtttctttatttctggctgtgctgggtcttcgtcgctgcctgggcttttctctggttgtagcGCGCGGGCGTCTCATCGCggcagcttctcttgtggagcacgggctctagggtgctcgcacttcaatagttgtggcgcatggattCAGAAGTTGCAGTTCTTGGGCTCTGGAGTGCAGGCTCgatagttgtggtgctcaggcttagatgctctgtgacatgtgaggtcttccctgaccagggattgaacttgtgtctcctgcattggcaggcgtattctttaccactgagccaccaaggaagccctagtgTAGACTTCTGATCTCTAGAACTGAAAGGTGTTGAAtttgtgttgctttaagccactaagtttctGTAACCAATTCGGCAACGATAGAAAACCCATACAAACCCCATGACAGAGGCACACAGTGactgaggtcagagaggaggTCATTTCCCCAGGGCAGACTTACTGAGTAGCAGGACCCGCTATACATTGAGTCACGCTGAGTTGGCAGCCCTCACTATGTGACTCAGCACATTTCCCTTTTCACCTTGGCTGCTAGGAAGCTTAGGTGTATATTTGTCCCCACTGTAGGGCTCTTGGTTTTCCCTCGTTCTTGCTTGGTacctctgtctcctttctttaAACTTTTCGTGCTCATGGTGTCAAATCTTTGAGAGCCCCTCCCGAGTGCAAACTGGAGCCAGCCACTTCTGGTCGGACATGCACTGCACAGCTGCTGTGTTCTGGCATTTCTAGGAGGGGGAGGACAAGATCTTCTTGATCAACAAGCTTCAGCGTGTCTACGAGAAGAAGGAGAGGAGCAGgtgaggggcctgggaggggagTGTGCACGGTGGGGGAGCAGAGACTAGACAGAGAGCCCCCTTTGCCCCAGGGGTCAGGGGTGGGAGTGGCCGCTGGCCTCCCTGGGTGGCCCTTAACTTCTTGGGactcccctgcccccttcccccaccttttCTCCTCAGATGTGTGGGGCATTTGGGACAGGAGGAAAACTTCAGTTTGGTgcgaaaggaaaagaggaagtgaGCTGTGTGCAGGGGGCAGGGTTGAGCTGGGGTCTCTCatgcccctttcctcctcctctctgcgtCCCCCGTCTTGATGAGTCAGTGGGTTGGTCTAGCTGTTGGTCTAGCTCCTCAGGCCCCCACCCCTTTCACCCCTTGGAATGAACATCCTGCCCCCCAGATGCTGCTGCGTCGGGGGGGCAGAGCCTGCTCCCATGGCTGCACATCTCACCCTGCACTTGTTACCTGTGCTTAAGCCCGGGGATGGGAGACGCACTCAGACATCTTCCTGATGcctggacagacagacacactCGGGGATGCACACACCCCCTTCCTCAGGGGGGCTGGCTGAGGTCTGCAGATGGAAGCCCTCGgggctccccctccccaccccgggcAGCAggagtcccccccaccccagaatgAGCCATGTAATAAGACatcctccccacaccccagccaggaggagggcatggcagcccactccagtgtctttggctggagaatcccatgaacatgaggagcctggcgggctgcagtccctggggtcgcaaagagtcagcgaCAGAGCACGTGTGTGTGCCCCCGGCCAGGCATCCGTGGTGAATCCTGGCCTCGTCCcgctccttccccttctctccagGGGTCTGGAAGCAGCTCCCGAGGAAGCTGCTGGGTGTCCTGTGGCCTGGGAGGGGGTGACTGGTGCGCATTGCCCAAGGCCAGGGGCCCTCGCTGACTTCCCTTTCTGGCAGGGCTGGTAGAACCGAGGAGGCCGTGACACCCCCAGCCCTGTTCACAGACTGGGATGCCCAGTAGGACAGCGCGGGGCTGGCAGTCTGGTTCCTGCGGCCCTGCAGGCAGATGCCGCCTGGAAACGACCCAGCTGGGACACGATTGGGGATGGGGGTCAGGGGGCAGGACTCTGCAGCCTGCCTGAGGCTGGAGCACCCCCTGTGAACCCTCCCCGGCACCCTTATTTATTCTGATTAAACATGTTTTGCAAAATGGGCTCGTCTCGTGGGTGTCTGTGCTTGTACCCAGGCCTGTCCAGGCGTGCACAGGTATGCCCGTGCCCCCAGGGCCTGCAGCCTGCCTTCCGCTGCCTCCAGTTTCTCCCTCTGATTCTTCAATGCTGTCTTTCTGGCCAGGCCGGGCCCTGTGGCGTCCCCCAGTGCTGGGCTCCGGATGGAACAGACTTCAGTGCTGGGTGCAGGGTGCCCTCTGCTGGTGCAGCCCCTCGTAGCAGGGATGGGACACACTGCAGCTTCCAGGGCTGCCCGCCAGCCCCTGCTGGGGGGTGTAGGGAGGTGTGTCGGGGGAGGAGTACAGAGGATAGATATGGAATGTGTGGTGGCAGATGATGAAGTGATGCTTTCAGTGGTTATTGGGTGGAGGGCAAATTTAGGGAGGGACTGAGGtgggtcacagcttttcttccaaggagcaagcatcttttcatttggaagaaaagctatgaccaacctagacagcagagacattactttgccaaacaaaggtccatctagtcaa includes:
- the TMC6 gene encoding transmembrane channel-like protein 6 isoform X1, translating into MSQSPAFVLNVLETPEDPEGSQEPSPYDESEVHDSFHQLIQEQSRWVAQEGLELQQRQPETGALGASGSDHENLPGPEGAPVYSMATLRILASMPSRTIGRSRGAIISQYYSRTMKLRRRAGRPQLRDMGRSARPSLRLYDLELDSAVLEEEEKRGLLVKELQGLTAAQRDHMLRGMPLSLAEKRCLREESRPLRGKQRAQRRHGLLSCCDQLRDSCVLASHNLGLALLSGLQALMPWRYALKRIGGRFGSSVLSYFLFLKTLLAFNALLLLPLLAFIVGVQAAFPPAPGGPVPAFTGLELLTGGGHFTHSVMYYGYYSNATLNQPCASPPNGSQCPPEAGSLPYNMPLAYLFTLGAALFITCITLVYSMSRSFGESYRVGSASGVHAITVFCSWDYKVTQRWATRLQHDNIRTQLKELLAEGQLRQRPQSACGRLRRAAVLGIVWLLCLGTTLGCTLAVYTFSERMIEQSPVSAEREAVLLLLPLVVCLLNLGAPYLFRILATLERHDSPVLEVYVAICRNLILKMVTLGILCYHWLGRRVGTLKDQCWENFVGQELYRLMVMDFIFTLLDTLLGELVWRLFSEKQLKRKGKPEFDIAGNVLELIYGQTLTWLGVLFSPLLPAMQIVKLLLLFYIKKASLMANCQAPRRPWKASHMSTVFVSLLCFPSFLGAAVFLCYAIWQVKPSSICGPFRTLDTMYEAGKVWVRHLEKAGPRVSWLPWVHRYLVEDTFPIYLVSALLLAVIYLNIQVVKGQRKVICLLKEQISNSCRREAARLPICKDAAGMSAPEVLLRRPPPTPVPKRSPSPAPGAVPLSSLLSYWTSHHLWGKSLSQHSGSLGLAFPWTAEAFRLVLTLPRSGLAAQEHVAAIAGLAEYSVASDLVPRAPSLPPGP
- the TMC6 gene encoding transmembrane channel-like protein 6 isoform X2, translating into MSQSPAFVLNVLETPEDPEGSQEPSPYDESEVHDSFHQLIQEQSRWVAQEGLELQQRQPETGALGASGSDHENLPGPEGAPVYSMATLRILASMPSRTIGRSRGAIISQYYSRTMKLRRRAGRPQLRDMGRSARPSLRLYDLELDSAVLEEEEKRGLLVKELQGLTAAQRDHMLRGMPLSLAEKRCLREESRPLRGKQRAQRRHGLLSCCDQLRDSCVLASHNLGLALLSGLQALMPWRYALKRIGGRFGSSVLSYFLFLKTLLAFNALLLLPLLAFIVGVQAAFPPAPGGPVPAFTGLELLTGGGHFTHSVMYYGYYSNATLNQPCASPPNGSQCPPEAGSLPYNMPLAYLFTLGAALFITCITLVYSMSRSFGESYRVGSASGVHAITVFCSWDYKVTQRWATRLQHDNIRTQLKELLAEGQLRQRPQSACGRLRRAAVLGIVWLLCLGTTLGCTLAVYTFSERMIESPVSAEREAVLLLLPLVVCLLNLGAPYLFRILATLERHDSPVLEVYVAICRNLILKMVTLGILCYHWLGRRVGTLKDQCWENFVGQELYRLMVMDFIFTLLDTLLGELVWRLFSEKQLKRKGKPEFDIAGNVLELIYGQTLTWLGVLFSPLLPAMQIVKLLLLFYIKKASLMANCQAPRRPWKASHMSTVFVSLLCFPSFLGAAVFLCYAIWQVKPSSICGPFRTLDTMYEAGKVWVRHLEKAGPRVSWLPWVHRYLVEDTFPIYLVSALLLAVIYLNIQVVKGQRKVICLLKEQISNSCRREAARLPICKDAAGMSAPEVLLRRPPPTPVPKRSPSPAPGAVPLSSLLSYWTSHHLWGKSLSQHSGSLGLAFPWTAEAFRLVLTLPRSGLAAQEHVAAIAGLAEYSVASDLVPRAPSLPPGP
- the TMC6 gene encoding transmembrane channel-like protein 6 isoform X3; protein product: MSQSPAFVLNVLETPEDPEGQEPSPYDESEVHDSFHQLIQEQSRWVAQEGLELQQRQPETGALGASGSDHENLPGPEGAPVYSMATLRILASMPSRTIGRSRGAIISQYYSRTMKLRRRAGRPQLRDMGRSARPSLRLYDLELDSAVLEEEEKRGLLVKELQGLTAAQRDHMLRGMPLSLAEKRCLREESRPLRGKQRAQRRHGLLSCCDQLRDSCVLASHNLGLALLSGLQALMPWRYALKRIGGRFGSSVLSYFLFLKTLLAFNALLLLPLLAFIVGVQAAFPPAPGGPVPAFTGLELLTGGGHFTHSVMYYGYYSNATLNQPCASPPNGSQCPPEAGSLPYNMPLAYLFTLGAALFITCITLVYSMSRSFGESYRVGSASGVHAITVFCSWDYKVTQRWATRLQHDNIRTQLKELLAEGQLRQRPQSACGRLRRAAVLGIVWLLCLGTTLGCTLAVYTFSERMIEQSPVSAEREAVLLLLPLVVCLLNLGAPYLFRILATLERHDSPVLEVYVAICRNLILKMVTLGILCYHWLGRRVGTLKDQCWENFVGQELYRLMVMDFIFTLLDTLLGELVWRLFSEKQLKRKGKPEFDIAGNVLELIYGQTLTWLGVLFSPLLPAMQIVKLLLLFYIKKASLMANCQAPRRPWKASHMSTVFVSLLCFPSFLGAAVFLCYAIWQVKPSSICGPFRTLDTMYEAGKVWVRHLEKAGPRVSWLPWVHRYLVEDTFPIYLVSALLLAVIYLNIQVVKGQRKVICLLKEQISNSCRREAARLPICKDAAGMSAPEVLLRRPPPTPVPKRSPSPAPGAVPLSSLLSYWTSHHLWGKSLSQHSGSLGLAFPWTAEAFRLVLTLPRSGLAAQEHVAAIAGLAEYSVASDLVPRAPSLPPGP
- the TMC6 gene encoding transmembrane channel-like protein 6 isoform X5, which codes for MSQSPAFVLNVLETPEDPEGSQEPSPYDESEVHDSFHQLIQEQSRWVAQEGLELQQRQPETGALGASGSDHENLPGPEGAPVYSMATLRILASMPSRTIGRSRGAIISQYYSRTMKLRRRAGRPQLRDMGRSARPSLRLYDLELDSAVLEEEEKRGLLVKELQGLTAAQRDHMLRGMPLSLAEKRCLREESRPLRGKQRAQRRHGLLSCCDQLRDSCVLASHNLGLALLSGLQALMPWRYALKRIGGRFGSSVLSYFLFLKTLLAFNALLLLPLLAFIVGVQAAFPPAPGGPVPAFTGLELLTGGGHFTHSVMYYGYYSNATLNQPCASPPNGSQCPPEAGSLPYNMPLAYLFTLGAALFITCITLVYSMSRSFGESYRVGSASGVHAITVFCSWDYKVTQRWATRLQHDNIRTQLKELLAEGQLRQRPQSACGRLRRAAVLGIVWLLCLGTTLGCTLAVYTFSERMIESPVSAEREAVLLLLPLVVCLLNLGAPYLFRILATLERHDSPVLEVYVAICRNLILKMVTLGILCYHWLGRRVGTLKDQCWENFVGQELYRLMVMDFIFTLLDTLLGELVWRLFSEKQLKRKGKPEFDIAGNVLELIYGQTLTWLGVLFSPLLPAMQIVKLLLLFYIKKASLMANCQAPRRPWKASHMSTVFVSLLCFPSFLGAAVFLCYAIWQVKPSSICGPFRTLDTMYEAGKVWVRHLEKAGPRVSWLPWVHRYLVEDTFPIYLVSALLLAVIYLNIQVVKGQRKVICLLKEQISNEGEDKIFLINKLQRVYEKKERSRCVGHLGQEENFSLVRKEKRKAGRTEEAVTPPALFTDWDAQ
- the TMC6 gene encoding transmembrane channel-like protein 6 isoform X6, with translation MSQSPAFVLNVLETPEDPEGSQEPSPYDESEVHDSFHQLIQEQSRWVAQEGLELQQRQPETGALGASGSDHENLPGPEGAPVYSMATLRILASMPSRTIGRSRGAIISQYYSRTMKLRRRAGRPQLRDMGRSARPSLRLYDLELDSAVLEEEEKRGLLVKELQGLTAAQRDHMLRGMPLSLAEKRCLREESRPLRGKQRAQRRHGLLSCCDQLRDSCVLASHNLGLALLSGLQALMPWRYALKRIGGRFGSSVLSYFLFLKTLLAFNALLLLPLLAFIVGVQAAFPPAPGGPVPAFTGLELLTGGGHFTHSVMYYGYYSNATLNQPCASPPNGSQCPPEAGSLPYNMPLAYLFTLGAALFITCITLVYSMSRSFGESYRVGSASGVHAITVFCSWDYKVTQRWATRLQHDNIRTQLKELLAEGQLRQRPQSACGRLRRAAVLGIVWLLCLGTTLGCTLAVYTFSERMIEQSPVSAEREAVLLLLPLVVCLLNLGAPYLFRILATLERHDSPVLEVYVAICRNLILKMVTLGILCYHWLGRRVGTLKDQCWENFVGQELYRLMVMDFIFTLLDTLLGELVWRLFSEKQLKRKGKPEFDIAGNVLELIYGQTLTWLGVLFSPLLPAMQIVKLLLLFYIKKASLMANCQAPRRPWKASHMSTVFVSLLCFPSFLGAAVFLCYAIWQVKPSSICGPFRTLDTMYEAGKVWVRHLEKAGPRVSWLPWVHRYLVEDTFPIYLVSALLLAVIYLNIQVVKGQRKVICLLKEQISNEGEDKIFLINKLQRVYEKKERSRAGRTEEAVTPPALFTDWDAQ